The Triticum dicoccoides isolate Atlit2015 ecotype Zavitan chromosome 6A, WEW_v2.0, whole genome shotgun sequence genome has a window encoding:
- the LOC119315984 gene encoding uncharacterized protein LOC119315984, whose product MVLNPYSTELNYSNKMQASIAANTWVVSGAPQTKNATSSLLSLHIPVKEAKKSWIHKWEKHIREKKMIARMEREQIIWRDRMPLCGVFMHFYLLSTMFVLAGNK is encoded by the exons ATGGTACTGAACCCATATAGTACAGAACTGAACTATAGTAACAAGA TGCAAGCGTCCATCGCCGCAAACACATGGGTAGTCAGTGGGGCTCCCCAGACCAAGA ACGCAACATCTTCACTTCTTTCCTTGCACATTCCTGTTAAGGAAGCAAAG AAATCTTGGATTCATAAATGGGAGAAGCACATAAGGGAGAAGAAGATGATTGCAAGGATGGAGAGGGAGCAAATCATTTGGAGGGATAGAATGCCACTGTGTggtgtttttatgcatttttatttgCTTTCAACTATGTTTGTACTAGCTGGGAATAAGTGA